A region from the Mesorhizobium sp. J8 genome encodes:
- a CDS encoding sugar ABC transporter substrate-binding protein codes for MTRHAWKSPFALKPTIAAVFAVSLLGSTAAFADTVTDATVAFLMPDQASTRYEQHDYPGFVAEMKKLCPGCKVIYQNADADAARQQQQFNSVISQGAKAIVLDPVDSTAAASLVKLAQSQGVKVIAYDRPIPTAPADFYVSFNNEGIGKAIADSLVGHLKALKVDPAGGGLLQINGSPTDAAAGLIKKGIHEGLDNSGYPILAEFDTPEWAPPKAQQWASGQITRFGTKILGVVAANDGTGGGAIAAFKAAGVDPVPPVTGNDATIAALQLIIAGDQYNTISKPSEIVAAAAANVAVKLLSGETPKAEMTLYDTPSQLFTPAVVTQENLKAEIIDKKINTAAELCVDRYAEGCKKLGITN; via the coding sequence ATGACCAGACATGCTTGGAAATCGCCGTTTGCCTTGAAACCGACGATCGCCGCCGTTTTCGCCGTCTCGCTGCTCGGCAGCACCGCGGCATTCGCGGACACGGTCACCGACGCCACGGTGGCCTTCCTGATGCCTGACCAGGCATCGACCCGCTACGAGCAGCACGATTATCCGGGCTTCGTCGCGGAGATGAAGAAGCTCTGCCCGGGCTGCAAGGTGATCTACCAGAACGCCGATGCCGACGCGGCGCGCCAGCAGCAGCAGTTCAATTCGGTGATCTCGCAGGGCGCCAAGGCGATCGTGCTCGATCCGGTCGATTCAACCGCCGCCGCCTCGCTGGTCAAGCTGGCGCAGAGTCAGGGCGTCAAGGTCATCGCCTATGACCGGCCCATCCCGACGGCGCCCGCCGATTTCTACGTGTCCTTCAACAATGAAGGCATCGGCAAGGCCATCGCCGATTCGCTGGTCGGGCATCTCAAGGCGCTCAAGGTCGACCCGGCCGGCGGCGGCCTGCTGCAGATCAACGGCTCGCCGACCGACGCCGCTGCGGGCCTGATCAAAAAAGGCATCCATGAGGGCCTCGACAACAGCGGCTATCCGATCCTGGCCGAGTTCGACACGCCGGAATGGGCGCCACCGAAGGCCCAGCAATGGGCGAGCGGCCAGATCACCCGCTTCGGCACCAAGATCCTCGGCGTCGTCGCCGCCAATGACGGCACCGGCGGCGGCGCGATCGCGGCCTTCAAGGCGGCCGGCGTCGATCCGGTTCCGCCGGTGACCGGCAACGACGCGACGATCGCGGCGCTGCAGCTGATCATCGCCGGCGACCAGTACAACACCATCTCCAAGCCGAGCGAGATCGTCGCGGCCGCCGCGGCCAACGTCGCCGTCAAGCTGTTGTCGGGCGAGACGCCGAAGGCCGAGATGACGCTCTACGACACGCCTTCGCAGCTCTTCACGCCCGCGGTGGTGACACAGGAGAACCTCAAGGCCGAGATCATCGACAAGAAGATCAACACGGCGGCCGAGCTCTGCGTCGACCGCTATGCCGAGGGCTGCAAGAAGCTCGGTATCACCAACTGA
- a CDS encoding AraC family transcriptional regulator, producing MNPDLEVVQIRQGESFKAWAHGYPFRTVRWHFHPEYELHLVVATTGRYFVGDFIGEFEPGNLVLTGPNLPHNWVSDVPPGETVPLRGRVVQFSEEFIAGASAALPELAACAGILETSRRGALFSPATAELAAPLLAELTEAQGVRRLALFMAVLDILNRAGDVRTLASAGYLPDPSGFMSAGINQALAYINCHLTEPFSEGTLAEIAGRSPSAFSRSFRRHTGMALVQYVNRLRINLACQLLMSEAQMSITEICYAAGYNNISNFNRQFLAQKGMSPSRFRALLAENINAEIAA from the coding sequence ATGAATCCGGACCTGGAAGTCGTCCAGATCAGACAGGGAGAGTCGTTCAAGGCCTGGGCCCACGGCTACCCTTTCCGCACCGTGCGCTGGCACTTCCATCCCGAATACGAATTGCATCTGGTCGTCGCCACCACCGGCCGTTATTTCGTCGGCGACTTCATCGGCGAGTTCGAGCCGGGCAATCTCGTTCTCACCGGGCCCAACCTGCCGCACAACTGGGTCAGCGACGTGCCGCCGGGCGAGACCGTGCCGCTGCGCGGCCGTGTCGTGCAGTTCTCGGAGGAATTCATCGCCGGCGCTTCCGCCGCCTTGCCCGAACTTGCGGCCTGCGCCGGTATCCTCGAAACCAGCCGCCGCGGCGCGCTGTTCTCGCCGGCAACGGCCGAACTCGCCGCGCCTTTGCTTGCGGAGCTGACCGAGGCGCAGGGCGTGCGCCGCCTGGCGCTGTTCATGGCCGTGCTCGACATCTTGAACCGCGCCGGCGATGTCCGCACGTTGGCCAGCGCCGGCTATCTTCCGGATCCCTCCGGCTTCATGTCGGCCGGCATCAACCAGGCGCTCGCCTACATCAACTGCCACCTCACCGAGCCGTTCAGCGAAGGGACGCTTGCCGAGATTGCCGGGCGCAGCCCGAGCGCCTTCTCGCGCAGCTTCCGCCGTCACACCGGAATGGCGCTGGTGCAGTATGTCAACCGGCTGCGCATCAACCTCGCCTGCCAGCTTTTGATGAGCGAGGCGCAAATGTCGATCACCGAGATTTGCTACGCCGCCGGCTACAACAACATCTCGAATTTCAACCGCCAGTTCCTGGCGCAGAAAGGCATGTCGCCTTCGCGCTTCCGGGCCTTGCTGGCTGAGAACATCAACGCGGAGATTGCCGCCTAA
- the purD gene encoding phosphoribosylamine--glycine ligase, whose product MNVLLLGSGGREHALAWKMSASPLLTKLYASPGNPGIGRVAELVKLDVADHSAVASFCQEKKIDLVVVGPEGPLVAGIADDLRAWGIRVFGPSKAAARLEGSKGFTKDLCAKFNIPTAAYGRFGDLASAKAYVEKTGAPIVIKADGLAAGKGVTIAMTLDEANAALEACFDGAFGVAGAEVVVEEYLTGEEASFFCLCDGATALPFGTAQDHKRVGDGDTGPNTGGMGAYSPAPVMTPEMTERTMREIIEPTMRGMANLGAPFAGILFAGLMITDKGPKLIEYNTRFGDPECQVLMMRLKDDLLVLLNAAVDGQLAHMSIRWSDETALTVVMAARGYPGTPEKGSVIRGLDEAERDGAQIFHAGTAINGGALVANGGRVLNVTALGKTVGEAQATAYAAIDRIDWPQGFYRHDIGWRAVEREKASG is encoded by the coding sequence ATGAACGTTCTTCTTCTCGGCTCGGGCGGCCGCGAACATGCGCTCGCCTGGAAGATGTCCGCCTCGCCGCTGCTGACGAAGCTCTACGCCTCGCCCGGCAACCCGGGCATCGGACGCGTCGCCGAACTCGTGAAGCTCGACGTCGCCGACCATTCCGCCGTCGCGTCCTTCTGCCAAGAAAAGAAGATCGACCTGGTCGTGGTCGGCCCGGAAGGCCCGCTGGTCGCCGGCATCGCGGATGATCTGCGCGCCTGGGGCATCCGGGTCTTCGGTCCGTCAAAGGCCGCGGCAAGGCTCGAGGGCTCGAAGGGCTTCACCAAGGATCTTTGCGCCAAATTCAACATTCCGACCGCCGCCTATGGCCGCTTCGGCGATCTCGCCTCGGCGAAAGCCTATGTCGAGAAGACCGGCGCGCCGATCGTCATCAAGGCCGACGGGCTTGCCGCCGGCAAGGGGGTTACCATCGCCATGACGCTCGATGAGGCGAATGCCGCGCTGGAGGCGTGTTTCGACGGCGCCTTCGGCGTCGCCGGCGCCGAGGTTGTGGTCGAGGAATATCTCACCGGCGAGGAAGCGAGCTTCTTCTGCCTGTGCGACGGCGCTACGGCGCTGCCCTTCGGCACCGCGCAGGACCACAAGCGCGTCGGCGACGGCGACACCGGGCCGAACACCGGCGGTATGGGCGCCTATTCGCCGGCGCCGGTGATGACACCCGAAATGACCGAGCGCACCATGCGCGAGATCATTGAGCCGACCATGCGCGGCATGGCCAATCTTGGCGCGCCCTTCGCCGGCATCCTCTTCGCCGGCCTGATGATCACCGACAAAGGGCCGAAGCTCATCGAATACAACACCCGTTTCGGCGACCCCGAATGCCAGGTGCTGATGATGCGGCTGAAGGACGACCTGCTCGTCCTGCTCAACGCTGCCGTCGATGGCCAGCTCGCGCATATGTCTATCCGCTGGAGCGACGAGACGGCATTGACCGTGGTGATGGCGGCAAGGGGTTATCCCGGCACGCCGGAAAAGGGCTCCGTCATCCGCGGCCTCGACGAGGCCGAGCGTGATGGCGCCCAGATTTTCCACGCCGGGACCGCCATCAATGGCGGCGCGCTGGTCGCCAATGGCGGTCGCGTGCTCAACGTCACCGCGCTCGGCAAGACTGTAGGCGAGGCCCAGGCGACGGCCTATGCGGCGATCGACCGGATCGACTGGCCGCAGGGCTTCTACCGCCACGACATCGGCTGGCGCGCCGTCGAGCGCGAGAAGGCCAGCGGCTGA
- a CDS encoding sugar ABC transporter permease, whose translation MTEQGNSAPLALDRADARVKHEAGIGGAISAFLDRVRSGDLGSLPVIVGLVVIWTVFTSLNPVFVSSSNLVNLLFDCSTVGVIALGIVCVLMVGEIDLSVGSISGFASALVGTLWVNQGWPVALAILAALAFGALIGSLYALLFNRLGMPSFVSTLAGLLAVLGMQLYILGSTGSINLPYGSALVDFGQLMVMPKWVSHTLAVVPGLAMLVTGLRTVTRRRAANLSAPSVAGLVLRVVAITVGLQLIVAYLNQSRGIPWMFGLFVGLVVAMNYALTRTKWGRSMTAVGGNREAARRAGIKVRAIYLSAFALCSLFAALGGVLAAARLASASQQAGTGDVNLNAIAAAVIGGTSLFGGRGSAYSALLGIIVIQSIASGLTLLDLSSSLRYMITGAVLAIAVIVDSLARRSRASHGRA comes from the coding sequence ATGACGGAGCAAGGCAATTCGGCTCCCCTGGCGCTCGACCGCGCCGATGCCCGGGTGAAGCATGAAGCCGGCATCGGCGGCGCGATCAGCGCCTTCCTCGACCGCGTGCGCAGCGGCGATCTCGGCTCGCTGCCGGTCATCGTCGGCCTCGTCGTCATCTGGACCGTGTTCACCAGCCTCAACCCGGTCTTCGTTTCCAGCAGCAATCTGGTCAATCTCCTGTTCGACTGCTCGACGGTCGGCGTCATCGCGCTCGGCATCGTCTGCGTGCTGATGGTCGGCGAGATCGACCTCTCGGTCGGCTCGATCAGCGGCTTCGCCTCGGCGCTGGTCGGCACGCTCTGGGTCAACCAGGGCTGGCCGGTTGCGCTCGCCATCTTGGCCGCGCTGGCTTTCGGCGCCCTGATCGGCTCGCTCTATGCGCTTTTGTTCAACCGGCTCGGCATGCCGAGCTTCGTTTCGACGCTGGCCGGCCTGCTCGCGGTTCTGGGCATGCAGCTTTACATCCTCGGCTCCACCGGCTCGATCAACTTGCCATACGGCTCCGCCTTGGTGGATTTCGGCCAGTTGATGGTGATGCCGAAATGGGTTTCCCACACCTTGGCGGTTGTCCCAGGCCTGGCCATGCTGGTCACAGGACTTCGCACCGTCACGCGCCGCCGCGCGGCCAATCTGTCGGCACCGTCCGTGGCTGGGCTCGTCCTGCGTGTCGTTGCCATAACCGTCGGCCTCCAGCTGATCGTCGCCTACCTCAACCAGTCGCGTGGCATCCCGTGGATGTTCGGCCTGTTCGTCGGCCTCGTCGTGGCGATGAACTATGCGCTGACCCGGACCAAATGGGGGCGTTCGATGACCGCCGTCGGCGGCAACCGCGAGGCGGCACGCCGCGCCGGCATCAAGGTACGCGCCATCTATCTCAGCGCCTTCGCGCTGTGCTCGCTCTTTGCCGCGCTGGGCGGCGTGCTCGCGGCGGCGCGGCTTGCTTCCGCCAGCCAGCAGGCCGGCACCGGCGACGTCAACCTGAACGCCATCGCGGCCGCCGTCATCGGCGGCACCAGCCTGTTCGGCGGCCGCGGCAGCGCCTATTCCGCGCTGCTCGGCATCATCGTCATCCAGTCGATCGCCAGCGGCCTGACGCTGCTCGATCTGTCCTCGTCGCTTCGCTACATGATCACCGGTGCCGTTCTAGCCATCGCCGTGATCGTCGACTCCCTAGCGCGCCGTTCCCGTGCTTCGCACGGCCGCGCCTGA
- a CDS encoding ATP-binding cassette domain-containing protein yields the protein MSESFERSASVGELVLSLRGISKNFGAVSALTDIDFDVHAGEVVALVGDNGAGKSTLVKILAGVHQPSSGTINFRGQPVTLPDPRAALTLGIATVFQDLALCENLDVVANIFLGNELSPLRLDEVAMEMRAWTLLNELSARIPSVREAVASLSGGQRQTVAIARSLLLEPKLILLDEPTAALGVAQTAEVLNLIDRVRARGLGVVMISHNMEDVRAVADRIVVLRLGRNNGVFEPDASNQDLVSAITGASNNAVSRRAERLRAERDHSAQAGEQRP from the coding sequence ATGAGCGAGAGTTTTGAAAGGTCAGCTTCCGTCGGCGAGCTGGTGCTCAGCCTGCGCGGCATATCGAAGAATTTCGGCGCCGTCTCGGCGCTGACCGATATCGATTTCGATGTCCATGCCGGCGAGGTCGTAGCACTTGTCGGCGACAACGGCGCCGGCAAGTCGACGCTGGTCAAGATCCTTGCCGGCGTGCACCAGCCGAGCTCGGGCACGATCAATTTCCGCGGCCAGCCGGTCACGCTCCCCGACCCGCGCGCGGCGCTGACGCTCGGCATCGCCACGGTCTTCCAGGATCTGGCGCTTTGCGAGAACCTCGATGTGGTCGCCAACATCTTCCTCGGCAACGAGCTCAGCCCGCTGCGGCTGGACGAGGTGGCGATGGAGATGCGCGCCTGGACGCTGCTCAACGAATTGTCGGCGCGGATTCCCAGCGTGCGCGAGGCGGTCGCCTCGCTGTCCGGCGGCCAGCGCCAGACGGTCGCCATCGCGCGCTCGCTGCTGCTTGAGCCGAAACTCATCCTGCTCGACGAGCCGACCGCCGCTCTCGGCGTGGCCCAGACGGCGGAGGTGCTCAACCTCATCGACCGCGTCCGCGCGCGCGGCCTCGGCGTCGTCATGATCAGCCACAACATGGAGGATGTCCGCGCCGTCGCCGACCGCATCGTGGTGCTGAGGCTCGGGCGCAACAACGGCGTCTTCGAGCCCGACGCCTCGAACCAGGACCTGGTGAGCGCCATCACCGGCGCGTCCAACAACGCGGTGTCGCGCCGCGCCGAGCGCCTGCGGGCAGAACGCGATCACAGCGCACAGGCGGGGGAGCAGCGTCCATGA
- the ubiA gene encoding 4-hydroxybenzoate octaprenyltransferase: protein METVQSKAIQGRVADAPSGHWVYRVLPRWLWPYAQLARWDRPIGWQLLLWPCWWSAALAAGAYPRPTDPLLTLLPAPWYLLLFFIGAVAMRGAGCTYNDLADEDIDNRVERTRSRPLPAGKVTRRQAWAFVIIQALVGLAVLLQFNSFAIPLGIASLAIVAVYPFMKRITNWPQFVLGLAFSWGALMGWAVEFGDIDDPAIMLYIGSILWVIGYDTIYAHQDKEDDAIVGVRSTARLFGDNTKMWLTGLYGGALICFAIAFASAQVPIVALAGLIAAGAHMARQIIRLDINNPDQCLKLFKSNNQVGWLIFLGLIGGSVWIWLKPLV, encoded by the coding sequence ATGGAAACCGTCCAGTCGAAAGCGATCCAGGGCCGTGTCGCCGATGCGCCGAGCGGCCATTGGGTGTACCGGGTGCTGCCGCGCTGGCTCTGGCCCTATGCGCAGCTCGCGCGCTGGGACCGGCCGATCGGCTGGCAACTGCTGTTGTGGCCCTGCTGGTGGTCGGCCGCACTTGCCGCGGGCGCCTATCCGCGCCCGACCGACCCGCTGCTGACGCTGCTTCCGGCGCCCTGGTACCTGCTTTTGTTCTTCATCGGCGCCGTCGCCATGCGCGGCGCCGGCTGCACCTACAACGATCTCGCGGACGAGGACATCGACAACCGGGTCGAGCGCACGCGCTCGCGGCCGCTGCCCGCCGGCAAGGTGACGCGCCGCCAGGCCTGGGCCTTCGTCATCATCCAGGCGCTGGTGGGATTGGCCGTGCTGCTGCAATTCAACAGCTTCGCCATCCCGCTCGGCATCGCCTCGCTCGCGATCGTCGCAGTCTATCCGTTCATGAAGCGCATCACCAACTGGCCGCAATTCGTGCTGGGCTTAGCCTTCTCCTGGGGCGCGCTGATGGGCTGGGCGGTCGAGTTCGGCGACATCGATGACCCGGCGATCATGCTCTATATCGGCTCGATCCTGTGGGTGATCGGCTACGACACGATTTACGCGCATCAGGACAAGGAAGACGACGCCATCGTCGGCGTACGCTCGACGGCGCGGCTGTTCGGCGACAACACCAAGATGTGGCTCACCGGGCTCTATGGCGGCGCGCTGATCTGCTTCGCCATCGCCTTCGCTTCGGCGCAGGTGCCGATCGTGGCGCTGGCCGGCCTGATCGCCGCCGGCGCGCACATGGCGCGCCAGATCATCCGGCTCGACATTAACAATCCGGACCAGTGCCTGAAGCTGTTCAAGTCGAACAACCAGGTCGGCTGGCTGATCTTCCTCGGCCTGATCGGCGGCTCGGTGTGGATATGGCTCAAGCCGCTGGTGTAG
- a CDS encoding phytanoyl-CoA dioxygenase family protein yields the protein MASPKIDASTIADYQRDGAVCIRGAFKDWVDVIADGIERNMQNRSATASDIAGGKGSFFDDYCNWERIPEFVRIVRESPAAELAAAVMQSRSAQFFHDHVLVKEPGTQKPTPWHQDIPYYFVDGSQTVSFWIPIDPVKEATLRLIAGSHKWEKMVLPVRWLNDDNFYAGEGDYLPVPDPDNDPSMKVLEWEMEPGDAILFDFRTAHGARGNLTSARRRALSLRWVGDDAHYVERPGRTSPPYPGHDMKPGQKLREDWFPVIYQS from the coding sequence ATGGCCAGCCCGAAGATCGATGCCTCGACGATTGCTGATTACCAGCGCGACGGCGCGGTCTGCATACGGGGCGCCTTCAAGGACTGGGTCGACGTCATTGCCGACGGCATCGAGCGCAACATGCAGAACCGCAGTGCCACCGCCTCCGACATCGCCGGCGGCAAGGGCAGCTTCTTCGACGATTACTGCAACTGGGAGCGGATCCCGGAATTCGTCAGGATCGTGCGCGAATCGCCGGCCGCCGAGCTCGCCGCCGCGGTCATGCAGTCGCGCAGCGCGCAGTTCTTCCACGATCACGTCCTGGTCAAGGAGCCCGGCACGCAGAAGCCGACCCCCTGGCACCAGGACATCCCCTATTACTTCGTCGACGGCAGCCAGACGGTGAGCTTCTGGATTCCGATCGATCCGGTGAAGGAAGCGACGCTCAGGCTGATCGCCGGCTCGCACAAATGGGAAAAGATGGTGCTGCCGGTGCGCTGGCTGAACGACGACAATTTCTATGCCGGCGAGGGCGACTATCTGCCGGTGCCCGATCCCGACAATGATCCCTCGATGAAGGTGCTCGAATGGGAGATGGAGCCGGGCGACGCCATCCTGTTCGACTTCCGCACGGCCCATGGCGCGCGCGGCAATTTGACCTCGGCCCGGCGCCGGGCGCTGTCGCTGCGCTGGGTCGGCGACGACGCGCATTATGTCGAACGCCCCGGCCGCACCTCGCCGCCCTATCCGGGCCACGACATGAAGCCCGGCCAGAAGCTGCGCGAGGACTGGTTCCCGGTCATCTACCAGAGCTGA
- a CDS encoding LysR family transcriptional regulator translates to MKFTLTQLRYVVAVARYGSVTAAAQALNVSQPSISVAIDHVEEALGQKLFVRQRGSGVALTSFGRRAVAKARQVLGEADELAALGSRDADIGGELVLGCFEDLAPYFAPALMRAFAERCPAVTVVIGDETFETLGRRLADSAVDLGLTYDLGLPGHFKRILLHELRPHALLPSGHELADKHAVSLAELAQHPLITTDQPHSWQHMLDLFLSRGLSPIARATTSSFELQRSMVANGFGVAVSYTRPHGDRSYDGLPLVLKPLSDPLPMQRIILTHDTRQRLSKAATAFIDVAKAWFAGHDVFTA, encoded by the coding sequence ATGAAGTTTACGCTCACCCAGTTGCGCTATGTCGTTGCCGTGGCCCGCTATGGCAGCGTGACCGCGGCAGCCCAGGCGCTGAACGTGTCGCAGCCGTCGATCTCGGTGGCGATCGACCATGTCGAGGAGGCGCTTGGCCAGAAACTGTTCGTGCGCCAGCGGGGAAGCGGCGTCGCGCTGACGTCCTTCGGCCGCAGGGCCGTCGCCAAGGCGAGGCAGGTGCTGGGCGAGGCGGACGAACTGGCGGCGCTCGGTTCGCGCGACGCCGATATCGGCGGCGAGCTGGTGCTCGGTTGCTTCGAGGATCTGGCGCCCTATTTCGCGCCGGCGCTGATGCGCGCCTTTGCCGAACGCTGCCCGGCCGTCACCGTCGTCATCGGCGACGAGACTTTCGAGACGCTGGGGCGGCGGCTCGCCGACAGCGCCGTCGATCTCGGCCTCACCTACGATCTCGGCCTTCCAGGCCATTTCAAGCGCATCCTGCTGCATGAGTTGCGGCCGCACGCCCTTCTGCCCTCCGGCCATGAGCTTGCGGACAAGCATGCCGTCAGCCTGGCCGAGCTCGCCCAGCATCCGCTGATCACCACCGACCAGCCGCATAGCTGGCAGCACATGCTGGACCTCTTCCTCAGCCGCGGCCTGTCGCCGATCGCCCGGGCGACGACGAGCTCGTTCGAATTGCAGAGGTCCATGGTGGCGAACGGCTTCGGCGTCGCGGTCAGCTACACGAGGCCCCATGGCGACCGCAGCTATGACGGCCTGCCGCTGGTCTTGAAGCCGCTCTCCGACCCGCTGCCGATGCAGCGCATCATCCTGACGCATGACACGCGCCAGCGCCTGTCCAAGGCGGCCACGGCCTTCATCGACGTCGCCAAGGCATGGTTTGCCGGTCACGATGTTTTCACTGCTTGA
- a CDS encoding glycoside hydrolase family 25 protein, whose protein sequence is MKKPARPLRRLALLATAIALGTAAQASDFSEPWKNADRPLVIDAYEYNSIDWQQLVTDKRIAGFINKASDGLPPPYVCFGAEADVKLCKAQWKRYAVTRELFQTRKVVAKALGLKWGAYHLARPGNPVEQANNFIDFAEPAPDELMALDIEGIDPTQWMSLDDAEEFVRQVHRRLGRFPVLYVNGKTAQYIADNRYQYRLLSRLPLWYARYKPDIDVHFPMGNWQGYALWQFSAQANCGHFSCPYRVPGTPNDIDVSVAPMSADELRRQWAFGGLLDVPADYLASIPVPIPREKALAGKVTITYADVATPPTVEEMVAVLGARWEKFRDGFRMPVVKTVPRRAIFGIVQYVAWQRSGQRTPEQIDAAFAAADPVSTASTTLDSAKR, encoded by the coding sequence TTGAAAAAGCCGGCGCGCCCTCTTCGCCGCCTGGCGCTTCTCGCTACGGCGATTGCGCTGGGCACGGCGGCACAGGCCTCGGATTTCTCCGAGCCGTGGAAGAATGCCGACCGCCCGCTGGTGATCGACGCCTACGAATACAATTCCATCGACTGGCAGCAGCTCGTCACCGACAAGCGCATCGCCGGCTTCATCAACAAGGCGTCCGACGGGCTGCCGCCGCCCTATGTCTGCTTCGGCGCAGAGGCGGACGTCAAACTCTGCAAGGCGCAGTGGAAGCGCTATGCGGTGACGCGTGAATTGTTCCAGACGCGCAAGGTCGTGGCGAAGGCGCTCGGCCTGAAATGGGGCGCCTATCACCTGGCCCGTCCCGGCAACCCGGTCGAGCAGGCCAACAATTTCATCGATTTCGCCGAGCCGGCGCCGGATGAGCTGATGGCCCTGGACATTGAAGGCATTGACCCTACGCAATGGATGTCGCTGGACGACGCCGAGGAATTCGTGCGCCAGGTGCATCGCCGCCTCGGCCGCTTCCCGGTGCTCTATGTCAACGGCAAGACCGCCCAGTATATCGCCGACAACCGCTACCAGTATCGGCTCCTGTCGCGGCTGCCGCTGTGGTATGCGCGCTACAAGCCGGACATCGACGTGCATTTCCCGATGGGCAACTGGCAGGGTTATGCGCTCTGGCAGTTCTCGGCGCAGGCCAATTGCGGCCATTTCTCCTGCCCCTACCGCGTGCCCGGCACGCCCAACGACATCGATGTCAGCGTCGCGCCGATGAGCGCCGACGAGTTGCGCCGGCAATGGGCCTTCGGCGGGCTGCTCGACGTGCCGGCCGACTACCTTGCCTCGATCCCGGTGCCGATACCGCGCGAAAAAGCCCTCGCCGGCAAGGTCACGATTACCTATGCCGATGTGGCGACGCCGCCGACCGTGGAGGAAATGGTTGCCGTGCTCGGCGCGCGCTGGGAGAAATTCCGCGACGGGTTCCGCATGCCGGTGGTGAAGACGGTGCCGCGGCGCGCCATTTTCGGCATCGTGCAATATGTCGCCTGGCAACGCTCCGGACAGCGCACGCCCGAGCAGATCGACGCGGCCTTCGCCGCAGCGGATCCGGTCAGCACCGCCTCGACCACGCTCGACAGCGCCAAGCGCTGA
- a CDS encoding SDR family oxidoreductase, which translates to MAQDLSGKVAAVTGAASGIGLECARAMLAAGARVVLVDRAEDRLKEVVAELGDGAIPLVVDLTNPASVATMLPGILDKAGQLDIFHANAGSYVGGEILNGDPDAWDRMLNLNINSVFRSVHAVLPHMVGRKTGDIIVTSSIAGLVPVVWEPVYTASKHAIQAFVHTLRRQVAKHGLRVGAVAPGPVVTALISDWPKQKLEDELAAGGLMQPTEVAEAVLFMLTRPRNVTIRDLVILPQSNDL; encoded by the coding sequence ATGGCTCAAGATCTTTCGGGAAAAGTCGCCGCGGTCACCGGCGCGGCATCGGGCATCGGCCTCGAATGCGCCAGGGCGATGCTTGCCGCCGGCGCCCGCGTCGTGCTGGTCGATCGCGCCGAGGACAGGCTGAAGGAGGTCGTTGCCGAGCTCGGCGACGGCGCGATCCCGCTGGTGGTCGACCTCACCAACCCCGCCAGCGTGGCGACCATGCTGCCCGGCATCCTCGACAAGGCCGGCCAGCTCGACATCTTCCATGCCAATGCCGGTTCCTATGTCGGCGGCGAGATCCTCAACGGCGATCCCGACGCGTGGGACCGCATGCTGAACCTCAACATCAACTCGGTGTTCCGCTCGGTGCATGCGGTGCTGCCGCATATGGTTGGACGCAAGACCGGCGACATCATCGTCACCAGTTCGATTGCCGGGCTCGTTCCCGTGGTCTGGGAGCCGGTCTACACGGCCTCCAAGCACGCCATCCAGGCCTTCGTCCACACGCTGCGCCGGCAGGTCGCCAAGCATGGCCTGCGCGTCGGCGCCGTGGCGCCGGGGCCGGTCGTGACGGCCCTGATCAGCGACTGGCCGAAGCAGAAGCTCGAGGACGAGCTGGCGGCCGGCGGGCTGATGCAGCCGACAGAGGTCGCGGAAGCCGTATTGTTCATGCTGACGCGACCGAGGAATGTCACCATTCGGGATCTGGTGATCCTGCCGCAGAGCAACGATCTATAG